Proteins from one Salmonella bongori NCTC 12419 genomic window:
- the araE gene encoding arabinose-proton symporter AraE: protein MVSLNHGSVLTPRSLRDTRRMNMFVSVSAAVAGLLFGLDIGVIAGALPFITDHFVLTSRLQEWVVSSMMLGAAIGALFNGWLSFRLGRKYSLMAGAILFVVGSLGSAFASSVEVLIGARVILGIAVGIASYTAPLYLSEMASENVRGKMISMYQLMVTLGIVLAFLSDTAFSYSGNWRAMLGVLALPAVLLIILVVFLPNSPRWLAQKGRHIEAEEVLRMLRDTSEKARDELNEIRESLKLRQGGWSLFKANRNVRRAVFLGMLLQAMQQFTGMNIIMYYAPRIFKMAGFTTTEQQMIATLVVGLTFMFATFIAVFTVDKAGRKPALKIGFSVMALGTLVLGYCLMQFDNGTASSGLSWLSVGMTMMCIAGYAMSAAPVVWILCSEIQPLKCRDFGITCSTTTNWVSNMIIGATFLTLLDSIGAAGTFWLYTALNIAFIGITFWLIPETKNVTLEHIERKLMAGEKLKNIGV, encoded by the coding sequence ATGGTCTCTCTTAATCATGGCTCTGTTTTAACGCCGCGTTCGCTTCGTGATACGCGACGTATGAATATGTTCGTTTCGGTTTCTGCGGCGGTTGCGGGACTGTTATTTGGTCTGGATATCGGCGTTATCGCCGGGGCGCTACCTTTTATTACCGACCATTTCGTACTGACCAGTCGGTTGCAGGAATGGGTCGTCAGCAGCATGATGCTTGGCGCGGCGATTGGCGCATTATTTAACGGTTGGCTCTCATTTCGACTTGGGCGTAAATACAGCCTGATGGCCGGCGCGATTTTGTTTGTCGTAGGCTCGTTGGGGTCGGCGTTTGCTTCCAGCGTGGAGGTGTTGATTGGCGCTCGTGTGATACTGGGCATAGCGGTAGGGATTGCGTCCTATACTGCGCCACTTTATCTCTCTGAAATGGCAAGTGAAAATGTGCGCGGTAAGATGATCAGTATGTATCAATTGATGGTTACGCTGGGCATTGTGCTGGCTTTTTTATCCGATACAGCATTCAGTTACAGCGGCAACTGGCGCGCAATGCTGGGCGTGCTGGCATTGCCTGCGGTGTTGCTTATTATCCTGGTGGTATTCCTGCCTAATAGCCCGCGCTGGCTCGCGCAAAAAGGCCGCCATATCGAAGCGGAAGAGGTGCTGCGTATGCTGCGCGATACCTCAGAAAAAGCCCGTGATGAACTGAACGAGATTCGGGAAAGCCTCAAGCTCAGGCAGGGCGGCTGGTCATTATTTAAAGCTAATCGCAATGTTCGCCGCGCCGTGTTCCTCGGTATGCTGTTACAGGCAATGCAACAGTTCACCGGGATGAACATTATTATGTACTATGCGCCGCGCATTTTTAAAATGGCTGGCTTCACCACGACTGAACAGCAAATGATTGCCACCCTGGTGGTCGGGCTCACCTTTATGTTCGCGACGTTTATCGCTGTTTTTACAGTAGATAAAGCCGGACGTAAACCGGCGTTAAAAATCGGTTTCAGCGTAATGGCGTTAGGGACGTTAGTACTGGGTTACTGCCTGATGCAGTTTGATAATGGTACGGCATCAAGCGGTCTTTCCTGGCTTTCCGTTGGGATGACGATGATGTGTATCGCTGGTTATGCGATGAGCGCCGCGCCGGTTGTGTGGATCCTGTGCTCGGAAATCCAGCCGCTGAAATGCCGTGACTTTGGGATTACCTGTTCAACCACGACAAACTGGGTATCAAACATGATCATCGGCGCGACATTCCTGACGCTGTTGGACAGCATCGGCGCGGCGGGGACGTTCTGGCTCTATACTGCGCTAAATATCGCTTTTATCGGTATCACTTTCTGGCTGATCCCGGAAACGAAAAACGTTACCCTGGAGCACATCGAACGCAAGCTGATGGCGGGTGAGAAACTAAAAAATATAGGCGTTTAA
- a CDS encoding LacI family DNA-binding transcriptional regulator, whose amino-acid sequence MATMLDVSRYAGVSKATVSRVLNGTGQVKESTRQKVFTAMQALDYRPSFLARSLANRTSNSIGLVVSTFDGFYFGSLLRQASRQAESHNKQLIVTDGHDTPEREQEAVQMLADRQCDAIILYTRYMNEQSILSLIDATEMPLVIINRNVSLARDRAIFFEQEEAAFQAVDYLISQGHRDIACITVPVHMPTGQSRVMGYRKALEKHGIPWQPAKVKYGDYTLARGYDACRELLEEGVAFSALFACNDDTALGAAKALRHAGLRIPQEVSLFGFDDTPGATWLEPGLSTVYLPIEAMIATAIDQAVHLANNEPVAPIPPFTGTLILRESVAAGPFFQRPA is encoded by the coding sequence ATGGCGACAATGCTGGATGTTTCCCGTTATGCGGGCGTATCAAAGGCGACTGTCTCGCGAGTGTTGAATGGAACAGGACAGGTAAAAGAAAGTACGCGCCAGAAGGTATTTACGGCGATGCAGGCGTTGGACTACCGCCCCAGTTTCCTGGCTCGCTCGCTGGCGAATCGTACCAGCAACAGTATCGGTCTGGTGGTCTCTACATTTGACGGTTTCTATTTTGGCAGTTTGTTACGTCAGGCGTCACGCCAGGCAGAGTCTCATAACAAACAGTTGATTGTCACAGATGGCCACGATACGCCGGAACGGGAGCAGGAAGCCGTACAAATGCTGGCAGACAGACAGTGCGACGCCATTATTCTTTATACCCGCTATATGAATGAGCAATCGATTTTGTCGCTGATTGACGCCACGGAAATGCCGCTGGTGATTATTAATCGCAACGTCAGCCTGGCGCGCGATCGCGCTATTTTCTTTGAACAGGAAGAGGCGGCATTCCAGGCAGTGGATTATCTGATTTCGCAGGGACATCGCGATATCGCCTGTATTACGGTTCCTGTTCATATGCCCACCGGCCAATCACGGGTAATGGGGTACCGTAAAGCGCTAGAAAAACATGGTATTCCATGGCAACCGGCAAAAGTAAAATACGGTGATTACACGCTGGCACGCGGTTATGACGCCTGTCGGGAGCTGCTGGAGGAGGGCGTCGCGTTTAGCGCGCTATTTGCCTGTAATGATGACACGGCACTGGGCGCAGCAAAAGCGCTACGCCATGCCGGACTTCGTATCCCACAAGAGGTGTCATTATTTGGCTTTGACGACACGCCGGGCGCAACCTGGCTTGAACCCGGGCTTTCAACCGTCTATTTACCGATTGAGGCCATGATCGCCACCGCGATAGATCAGGCTGTCCACCTGGCGAACAATGAGCCGGTCGCCCCCATCCCCCCCTTTACCGGCACGCTGATTCTGCGCGAGTCCGTCGCCGCTGGCCCGTTCTTCCAGCGCCCGGCCTGA
- the lysA gene encoding diaminopimelate decarboxylase, producing the protein MPQPYHYAETDLNAENLRKLLAEFGCPVWVYDAQIIRRQIAALQQFDVVRFAQKACSNIHILRLMRAQGVKVDSVSLGEIERALAAGYDPQACPDDIVFTADVIDDATLARVSELSIPVNAGSVDMLAQLGQVSPGHRVWLRVNPGFGHGHSQKTNTGGENSKHGIWHTDLPAALAIIQQYRLKLVGLHMHIGSGVDYGHLEQVCGAMVRQVLECGQDLEAISAGGGLSIPYRDGDEPVDTRHYYGLWNAAREQIACHLGHAVKLEIEPGRFLVAQSGVLVTQVRSVKQMGRRHFVLVDAGFNDLMRPAMYGSYHHISALAAEGRSFEHGPWVETVVAGPLCESGDVFTQQEGGMVETRELPVVVPGDYLVLHDTGAYGASMSSNYNSRPLLPEVLFDHGQARLIRRRQTIEELLALEML; encoded by the coding sequence ATGCCACAGCCGTATCATTACGCTGAAACCGATCTTAACGCTGAAAATTTGCGCAAATTGCTTGCTGAATTTGGTTGCCCGGTCTGGGTCTATGACGCGCAAATTATTCGTCGTCAGATAGCCGCGCTACAGCAGTTTGACGTTGTGCGTTTTGCGCAAAAAGCCTGTTCGAACATTCATATCCTGCGCTTAATGCGCGCACAGGGCGTGAAAGTGGATTCCGTTTCATTGGGAGAGATCGAACGTGCGCTGGCGGCCGGCTACGATCCGCAAGCTTGTCCTGATGATATCGTTTTTACCGCCGATGTGATTGACGACGCTACGCTGGCGCGCGTGAGCGAACTGTCTATTCCGGTTAATGCTGGCTCGGTGGATATGTTGGCGCAGCTTGGTCAGGTTTCGCCGGGGCATCGTGTCTGGCTGCGAGTGAATCCAGGTTTTGGTCATGGTCACAGCCAGAAAACCAATACCGGCGGCGAAAATAGCAAGCATGGCATCTGGCACACCGATCTTCCGGCGGCGCTGGCGATAATACAGCAGTATCGGCTAAAACTTGTCGGCCTCCATATGCATATCGGTTCCGGCGTCGATTATGGCCATCTGGAACAGGTTTGCGGCGCGATGGTACGTCAGGTGCTGGAGTGCGGTCAGGATCTGGAGGCGATTTCGGCAGGGGGGGGACTCTCGATTCCTTATCGCGACGGAGACGAGCCCGTTGATACGCGCCATTATTATGGTCTGTGGAATGCGGCGCGTGAGCAAATCGCCTGTCATCTGGGACATGCTGTCAAACTTGAGATCGAACCTGGGCGTTTTCTGGTGGCGCAATCGGGCGTGCTGGTGACCCAGGTACGTAGTGTAAAACAGATGGGACGCCGCCATTTTGTGCTGGTGGATGCCGGTTTTAACGATCTGATGCGCCCGGCGATGTATGGGAGCTATCACCATATTTCGGCGCTGGCGGCGGAGGGTCGCTCATTTGAACACGGTCCGTGGGTAGAGACGGTGGTGGCCGGGCCATTATGCGAATCAGGCGATGTTTTTACGCAGCAGGAGGGCGGGATGGTCGAAACGCGCGAGTTACCTGTGGTCGTTCCCGGCGATTATCTTGTATTACACGATACCGGCGCTTACGGCGCATCGATGTCATCAAATTACAACAGTCGTCCGCTACTGCCGGAAGTGTTATTTGATCACGGTCAGGCGCGACTGATTCGCCGTCGCCAGACCATTGAAGAGCTGTTAGCGCTGGAGATGCTTTGA
- a CDS encoding LysR family transcriptional regulator has translation MRYSPEALMAFVETVSCGSFSAAARRLRKSQSTISTAIAHLEADLGFLLFDRSSRQPVLTEEGKRVLSYVQAILSASARLDEVALTLSGETEARLTFVLSDILHPDSLEELMVQFDRHFPHTEFECLIGENDDVIDLLQKERAQIGLIEARDDYPTDIGATRLPVQSWMGVYVAASHPLASQAALQWEQLHTWRELRLNTYLESNANRVRGPSWSAPNYLLLLSMAVQGFGWCVLPCALVEEFAAEKPLVQLDVPGWPRAIAIDLLWNKKSPPGTAGIWLRYHLQQQ, from the coding sequence ATGCGTTACTCTCCTGAAGCGTTAATGGCCTTTGTTGAGACCGTTTCTTGTGGTTCGTTTTCTGCGGCGGCGCGGCGCTTGCGTAAAAGTCAGTCCACCATTAGTACGGCCATTGCGCATCTGGAGGCGGATCTGGGATTTTTATTATTCGATCGTTCATCGCGCCAGCCGGTTCTGACCGAAGAAGGGAAACGGGTACTCAGCTATGTTCAGGCGATTTTATCAGCGAGCGCCCGTCTGGATGAGGTCGCGTTGACGTTATCCGGCGAGACGGAAGCGAGGCTCACGTTCGTTCTCTCTGATATTCTGCATCCTGACAGCCTGGAAGAATTAATGGTGCAATTTGATCGCCATTTCCCGCATACCGAGTTTGAATGTTTAATCGGAGAAAATGATGATGTCATCGATCTGCTGCAAAAAGAGCGCGCCCAGATAGGGCTGATTGAAGCGCGTGATGACTACCCCACAGACATTGGCGCGACGCGTCTGCCTGTGCAAAGCTGGATGGGCGTTTATGTGGCAGCCTCGCATCCACTGGCGTCACAGGCGGCCCTACAGTGGGAGCAATTGCACACCTGGCGTGAGCTGCGTTTGAATACCTACCTTGAATCTAACGCTAACCGTGTGCGCGGGCCGTCCTGGTCGGCACCGAACTATTTATTACTGCTGAGCATGGCGGTTCAGGGATTTGGTTGGTGCGTGTTGCCCTGTGCGCTGGTAGAGGAGTTTGCAGCGGAAAAACCGCTGGTTCAACTGGATGTGCCTGGCTGGCCCAGGGCGATTGCTATTGATTTGCTCTGGAACAAGAAGTCACCGCCCGGGACAGCGGGAATCTGGCTTCGATATCATTTGCAGCAGCAATAA
- a CDS encoding LysR family transcriptional regulator: MAAVNLRHIEIFHAVMTAGNLTEAARLLHTSQPTVSRELARFEKVLGLTLFERTRGRLHPTVQGLRLFEEVQRSWYGLDRIVSTAESLREFRQGELSIACLPVFSQSFLPPLISPFLARYPDVSLNIVPQESPLLEEWLSAQRHDLGLTETLHAPAGTTRTELLTLNEVCVLPSNHPLVARTVLTPDDFQGENFISLSRQDSYRQLLDTLFTEHQVKRRMVVETHSAASVCAMVRAGVGVSVVNPLTALDYATSGITVRRFSIDVPFTVSLIRPLHRPASALVDAFSKHLQTHLSRLVEPLEAILEPMMKA; the protein is encoded by the coding sequence ATGGCCGCCGTTAATTTACGTCACATTGAAATCTTTCACGCTGTCATGACTGCCGGAAATCTCACCGAAGCGGCGCGGCTGCTGCATACTTCGCAACCTACCGTCAGTCGCGAACTGGCGCGGTTTGAAAAAGTGCTGGGATTAACGCTATTTGAGCGTACACGCGGGCGCTTACATCCGACGGTGCAAGGGTTACGCCTGTTCGAAGAGGTACAACGCTCCTGGTATGGGTTGGATCGCATCGTCAGCACGGCGGAAAGCCTGCGTGAGTTTCGCCAGGGCGAACTTTCCATCGCCTGTCTGCCGGTATTTTCACAATCCTTTTTGCCGCCGCTGATATCGCCTTTTCTGGCGCGCTATCCGGATGTCAGCCTGAATATTGTCCCGCAGGAGTCGCCGTTGCTGGAAGAATGGCTCTCCGCCCAGCGCCACGATCTGGGGCTAACGGAGACACTTCATGCCCCGGCAGGGACAACCCGAACCGAACTGCTGACGCTAAATGAAGTGTGTGTGTTGCCGTCCAACCATCCGCTTGTCGCCAGGACCGTACTTACGCCAGACGATTTTCAGGGGGAAAACTTTATCAGCCTCTCCCGCCAGGACAGCTATCGACAACTGCTGGATACGTTATTTACCGAGCATCAGGTGAAGCGCCGAATGGTGGTTGAAACGCATAGCGCAGCATCCGTTTGCGCGATGGTGCGCGCCGGTGTGGGCGTCTCTGTTGTTAACCCGCTGACCGCTCTGGACTATGCCACCAGCGGTATAACCGTCAGGCGCTTCAGCATCGACGTGCCCTTTACCGTTAGTTTGATTCGCCCGCTACACCGTCCCGCATCCGCACTGGTAGACGCCTTTAGTAAGCATTTACAAACGCATCTTTCGCGCCTGGTTGAACCGCTGGAGGCTATTCTGGAACCGATGATGAAAGCATAA
- the kduI gene encoding 5-dehydro-4-deoxy-D-glucuronate isomerase has product MDVRQSIHSEHAKTLDTQALRREFLIENIFVADEYSMVYSHIDRIIVGGIMPVNHAVEIGGEVGKQLGVSRLLDRRELGIINIGGAGTIVVDGLRYDIGHRDALYIGKGAKALVFASNDASKPAKFYYNCAPAHTTYPTKKVTPADTAPVTLGDNLTSNRRTINKYFVPDVLETCQLSMGLTELAPGNLWNTMPCHTHERRMEVYLYFNMEEDSCVFHMMGQPQETRHIVMHNEQAVISPSWSIHSGVGTKAYTFIWGMVGENQVFDDMDHVAVKDLR; this is encoded by the coding sequence GTGGACGTAAGGCAAAGTATCCATAGTGAGCACGCTAAAACACTGGACACCCAGGCGCTACGGCGCGAGTTTTTGATAGAAAATATTTTTGTCGCTGATGAATATTCGATGGTTTATAGCCATATCGATCGCATTATTGTCGGCGGCATTATGCCCGTTAACCATGCCGTCGAGATAGGCGGGGAGGTGGGTAAACAGCTCGGCGTCTCCCGATTACTGGATCGCCGCGAGTTAGGCATCATTAATATTGGCGGTGCAGGCACGATCGTTGTTGACGGCCTGCGTTATGACATTGGTCACCGTGATGCGCTGTATATCGGTAAAGGGGCGAAAGCATTGGTCTTCGCCAGCAATGATGCGAGCAAACCGGCGAAGTTTTACTACAACTGCGCGCCGGCGCATACCACGTATCCTACAAAAAAAGTGACGCCTGCCGACACTGCGCCCGTTACCTTAGGCGATAATCTCACCAGTAATCGTCGAACCATCAATAAATATTTCGTTCCGGATGTACTGGAAACCTGTCAGCTCAGTATGGGACTCACCGAACTGGCGCCCGGTAACCTGTGGAACACTATGCCATGCCATACCCATGAGCGTCGTATGGAAGTTTACCTCTATTTCAATATGGAAGAGGACAGCTGCGTTTTTCATATGATGGGGCAGCCCCAGGAAACTCGCCATATTGTTATGCATAACGAACAGGCGGTTATTTCCCCAAGCTGGTCAATACATTCCGGCGTCGGCACCAAAGCCTATACGTTTATCTGGGGCATGGTGGGGGAAAATCAGGTCTTTGATGACATGGATCACGTTGCGGTAAAAGATCTGCGCTAG
- a CDS encoding aspartate/glutamate racemase codes for MKTIGLLGGMSWESTIPYYRLINEGIKQQLGGLHSASLLLHSVDFHDIEECQRRGEWDNAGEILAQAVQGLQQAGAEGIVLCTNTMHKIAHLIESRCSLPFLHIADATGRAIARQGLRRVALLGTRYTMEQDFYRGRLEQQFAIETVVPEADDRVRINQVIFDELCQGQFTDASRCYYLRVIEQLAAQGAQGVIFGCTEIGLLVPQAQSALPVFDTTAIHAADAVTFMLSSSVPE; via the coding sequence GTGAAAACGATCGGACTGTTGGGCGGGATGAGTTGGGAATCGACTATTCCCTATTACCGGTTAATTAATGAAGGTATTAAACAGCAACTGGGTGGCCTCCACTCGGCGAGCTTACTGTTACATAGCGTTGATTTTCACGATATTGAAGAGTGCCAACGCCGCGGTGAATGGGATAACGCCGGCGAGATCCTGGCGCAAGCCGTGCAGGGGTTACAGCAAGCGGGCGCAGAGGGTATTGTGTTATGTACCAATACCATGCATAAAATCGCGCACCTTATTGAATCTCGTTGTTCGCTGCCCTTCTTACACATCGCGGATGCCACCGGGCGTGCCATTGCCCGGCAGGGATTACGTCGCGTGGCGTTGTTAGGGACCCGCTATACGATGGAACAGGATTTCTATCGCGGGCGGCTGGAACAGCAATTTGCGATTGAGACCGTGGTGCCGGAGGCGGATGATCGGGTGCGAATTAATCAGGTGATTTTTGACGAGCTTTGTCAGGGGCAATTCACTGACGCGTCGCGTTGTTATTATCTACGCGTTATCGAACAACTGGCGGCGCAAGGCGCGCAAGGTGTGATTTTCGGTTGTACTGAAATAGGCTTACTGGTGCCTCAGGCGCAAAGTGCGTTACCGGTTTTCGATACCACGGCGATTCATGCCGCAGACGCCGTAACATTTATGCTTTCATCATCGGTTCCAGAATAG
- the kduD gene encoding 2-dehydro-3-deoxy-D-gluconate 5-dehydrogenase KduD: MILNAFSLEGKVAVVTGCDTGLGQGMALGLAEAGCDIVGINIVEPTETIARITALGRRFLSLTADLRQIDGIPALLERAVAECGHIDILVNNAGLIRREEAIDFTEKDWDDVMNLNIKSVFFMSQAAAKHFIAQGNGGKIINIASMLSFQGGIRVPSYTASKSGVMGITRLMANEWAKHKINVNAIAPGYMATNNTQQLRADEQRSAEILDRIPAGRWGLPGDLMGPVVFLASSAADYINGYTVAVDGGWLAR; encoded by the coding sequence ATGATTTTGAATGCATTTTCTCTTGAAGGTAAAGTGGCGGTTGTGACAGGCTGCGATACTGGCCTGGGTCAGGGGATGGCTTTAGGGCTGGCGGAAGCAGGCTGTGACATCGTCGGTATTAACATCGTTGAGCCGACAGAAACCATTGCCCGCATCACTGCTTTGGGGCGTCGCTTTTTAAGCCTGACAGCCGATCTGCGTCAAATCGATGGTATTCCGGCGCTACTGGAACGCGCGGTAGCGGAATGCGGTCATATTGATATTCTGGTGAATAACGCGGGCCTGATCCGTCGTGAAGAGGCGATTGATTTCACGGAAAAAGACTGGGATGACGTCATGAACCTGAATATCAAGAGCGTATTCTTTATGTCTCAGGCGGCGGCAAAACATTTTATTGCGCAGGGCAACGGCGGCAAAATTATTAATATCGCGTCAATGCTCTCCTTTCAGGGCGGTATTCGCGTTCCCTCTTACACTGCGTCGAAAAGCGGTGTAATGGGGATCACACGCCTGATGGCAAACGAATGGGCGAAACACAAAATCAATGTAAATGCTATCGCGCCGGGTTATATGGCAACCAATAATACCCAGCAGTTGCGTGCCGATGAACAGCGTAGCGCTGAGATCCTTGACCGTATTCCGGCTGGACGTTGGGGGCTGCCTGGCGATTTAATGGGGCCGGTGGTTTTTCTGGCGTCCAGTGCCGCGGATTATATTAATGGTTATACCGTAGCAGTGGATGGTGGCTGGCTGGCGCGTTAA
- a CDS encoding acetyl-CoA C-acetyltransferase, producing the protein MKEVVIVAALRTPIGCFQGTLARHSAVELGSMVVKALIERSGVDVNAIDEVILGQVLTAGAGQNPARQSAIKGGLPNTVSAITINDVCGSGLKALHLATQAIQCGEADIVIAGGQENMSRAPHVLNDSRTGALPDADNLVDSLVHDGLWDAFNDYHIGVTAENLAREYGISRELQDAWALSSQQKARAAIDTGRFKDEIVPVITQRNGQIAIVDTDEQPRADTSAEGLAQLHPAFDSFGSVTAGNASSINDGAAAVMMMSEAKAMELGLPILARIRAFASVGVDPALMGIAPVYATRRCLERAGWQLADVDLIEANEAFAAQAISVGKMLEWDERRVNVNGGAIALGHPIGASGCRILVSLVHEMVKRDARKGLATLCIGGGQGVALTVERD; encoded by the coding sequence ATGAAAGAGGTTGTGATTGTGGCGGCACTGCGGACGCCCATCGGCTGTTTTCAGGGAACGCTGGCCCGTCATTCCGCCGTCGAGCTGGGGAGCATGGTCGTAAAAGCGTTGATTGAGCGCAGTGGCGTGGATGTTAATGCTATCGATGAGGTCATCCTTGGTCAGGTGCTGACCGCCGGCGCCGGGCAGAACCCGGCACGCCAGTCCGCTATCAAGGGGGGGCTGCCTAATACCGTTTCCGCTATTACCATTAATGACGTTTGTGGTTCCGGTTTAAAAGCATTGCACCTTGCGACGCAGGCTATTCAGTGCGGTGAGGCAGACATTGTTATCGCGGGTGGGCAGGAAAATATGAGCCGTGCGCCGCATGTCCTCAATGACAGCCGTACTGGCGCGCTACCTGATGCTGACAATCTGGTGGATAGCCTGGTACATGACGGCTTATGGGACGCTTTTAACGATTATCACATTGGCGTAACGGCAGAAAATCTGGCGCGGGAATATGGTATCAGCCGTGAATTACAGGATGCCTGGGCGCTCAGTTCGCAGCAAAAGGCCAGGGCGGCGATCGATACCGGACGTTTTAAAGATGAGATTGTCCCTGTCATCACGCAGCGTAACGGGCAGATCGCGATTGTCGATACCGATGAACAACCGCGCGCTGACACCAGTGCGGAAGGGTTAGCTCAATTGCATCCGGCATTTGATAGTTTTGGTTCGGTAACGGCGGGTAATGCCTCATCAATTAATGACGGCGCCGCCGCCGTGATGATGATGAGCGAGGCGAAAGCCATGGAATTGGGGTTACCGATACTGGCGCGCATCCGCGCGTTTGCCAGTGTCGGCGTCGATCCGGCGCTGATGGGTATTGCTCCGGTATATGCCACCCGGCGTTGCCTGGAGCGGGCAGGATGGCAACTGGCGGATGTTGATCTTATTGAAGCCAACGAAGCGTTTGCCGCCCAGGCGATATCGGTCGGAAAAATGCTGGAATGGGATGAGCGACGGGTGAATGTTAACGGTGGTGCAATAGCCTTGGGGCATCCCATTGGTGCTTCCGGTTGCCGAATTCTTGTTTCACTGGTGCATGAAATGGTTAAACGCGATGCGCGAAAAGGGCTGGCAACGCTTTGTATCGGCGGTGGTCAGGGCGTCGCTTTAACGGTTGAGCGTGACTGA
- a CDS encoding multidrug/biocide efflux PACE transporter, whose amino-acid sequence MQHDTTHRRSLPERIFHAVCFEGIATAILAPITAWLMQRSVLEMGGLTILLATTAMIWNIIYNALFDRLWPPYQVRRTAKVRAFHALGFESGFIVIGVSIVAWVLNVSLLQAFTLEIGFFLFFLPYTMLYNWAYDILRQRVVERRQQRVNA is encoded by the coding sequence ATGCAACATGACACAACACACCGTCGCTCGCTACCTGAGCGTATTTTCCATGCCGTCTGTTTTGAAGGCATCGCTACCGCGATACTGGCGCCAATCACCGCCTGGCTTATGCAGCGCTCAGTACTGGAAATGGGCGGCCTGACGATATTATTGGCCACCACAGCGATGATCTGGAATATCATTTATAATGCGCTGTTTGATCGCCTGTGGCCGCCGTACCAGGTGAGGCGCACTGCCAAAGTTCGCGCGTTCCATGCGTTAGGATTTGAAAGCGGGTTTATCGTCATCGGCGTGAGTATCGTCGCCTGGGTACTGAACGTTAGCCTGCTACAGGCATTTACCCTGGAAATTGGTTTCTTCCTGTTCTTTTTACCGTACACAATGCTGTACAACTGGGCCTACGATATTTTACGCCAACGCGTGGTGGAACGCCGTCAACAACGCGTTAATGCATGA